The Gemmatimonadota bacterium DNA segment CAGCGCAGTGCAGATGGTGCTACGTGCGCGGGAACAAGCGGTACACCTATGACCCCGGTAGCGTGACTGAGGAGCGTTCCCTGGATGCTCTTGCGTCCACCAACGAGGAGTCGCATCCGCAGGACGACGTGACTATTCCCGAGAATCGAATGGCTGCGAGGGAACACTGATGGCTGAGGAACCAGAGGTCTATGAGTTCGCCCGCTCTGAGCGGGAGCGGGTTCGCATCTGGGCGCACACGTTCAAGAACCGACCCGTCGTGTCGGTCCACATCTTCTACCGGGAGAGGGGCACCGGAGCGTGGAAGCCGACGCGGAAGGGTATTACGCTTGGACGCCAATACCTCGCTCAGCTGACCCATGCGCTCTGCAGCCTGCGTGATCAGTTTGCAGCGGACTAGCACCGGCGTGGAAGCCTGAAGTGACATCCGGCGCGACAGCTACCTGGTGCAGCCATTGTAGGGACGACAGCGACGATTGCTCGGCGGTTCCGTCTATGTCAGCCTTCGGACTCGCGGGGGCCTCAGTACTACGGTCCCGCCCTTAAACGCGCGCGCGCGCACGCGATGAGTCCGAAAATCCACACAGTATTGTGCGGTGGGATGCTCCTCGAAGGCCTCAGCGGACAACAGCGATTCCGACCGATCGCGCGAAGGGCCGCAGCTTCCGCGCAGCAACTGCAACCCTTGCGAGGGTCCGCGAGCTCGCCCTCCCGCGCCCGAACCTATTCGCTGGCTCGCTTGGACGCCTCCACCGGCCCGAGAGTCGTCCCGTACGAATCTCTACCGAATTCTCCGCCGACTGTCGAAAATGGACGAAAAGCGGTCCGGCCTACAGCCGCTCGGACCTAAGCACCAGCAACGATTACTCCGCCACCGGGCACGATACCGTTTCAGATCACGCTTGTGGCGTCCTGACGTTGACGACCGGGTCCTAACGGTTACGCTTATTGCCGCCACGTCCAATGGCTCTCGCTGCGCGAGCTGCTCGGCGCCGCGACCCGTGGCGCAGCTTTGACGACGTGGAGTTCGCGACGCTCGAATGGGTCGCGTGGTTCAACAC contains these protein-coding regions:
- a CDS encoding transcriptional coactivator p15/PC4 family protein; this translates as MAEEPEVYEFARSERERVRIWAHTFKNRPVVSVHIFYRERGTGAWKPTRKGITLGRQYLAQLTHALCSLRDQFAAD